The following proteins are encoded in a genomic region of Thermococcus henrietii:
- a CDS encoding MinD/ParA family ATP-binding protein, with product MVAIVVTGRGGAGKTTMTANLSTYFSGIGLRTLAIDGDLYLPKLAFHFGIYNPITNLHTLLKKEDSRLEESIYRDVRTGVDVLPGSSKLYDILDIDQRRLRQIVMDVQTRYNVTLIDSPVGIPFDTISTFRLAEYQLIIIEVERGPIHSFHRMVENEVEKLKALGEAYGLKVGVLINKVREAEPVIDGIVNFLEGSFNIPVVGIVAHDPAVPASQNEGIPVIAFSPHARASKDITTAGRVLSEWVFGRREKKSLWERIKEAFLSVLHGVPSGEKL from the coding sequence ATGGTTGCGATAGTGGTTACTGGGCGAGGTGGGGCCGGGAAGACGACGATGACGGCCAACCTCTCGACATACTTCTCGGGCATAGGTCTGAGAACCCTTGCAATAGACGGCGACCTTTACCTTCCGAAGCTCGCCTTTCACTTCGGGATATACAATCCGATAACAAACCTCCACACGCTCTTGAAGAAGGAGGACTCAAGACTCGAGGAGTCCATATACCGGGATGTGAGGACGGGCGTGGACGTTCTCCCCGGGAGCTCAAAGCTCTACGATATCCTAGATATAGACCAGAGGCGGCTCAGGCAGATAGTGATGGACGTCCAGACCAGGTACAACGTTACGCTGATTGACTCGCCCGTGGGGATTCCCTTCGACACAATCTCAACGTTTCGGCTGGCGGAGTATCAGCTAATCATAATCGAGGTGGAGCGGGGCCCGATTCACTCCTTCCACAGGATGGTGGAGAACGAGGTCGAGAAGCTCAAGGCCCTCGGTGAGGCCTACGGCCTCAAGGTCGGTGTGCTGATAAACAAGGTTCGCGAGGCCGAGCCGGTAATAGATGGCATCGTGAACTTCCTTGAGGGGAGCTTCAACATTCCCGTCGTTGGAATCGTTGCCCATGACCCCGCGGTTCCGGCGAGCCAGAACGAGGGGATTCCGGTCATAGCCTTCTCCCCGCACGCGAGGGCGTCAAAGGATATAACAACCGCGGGAAGGGTTCTGAGCGAGTGGGTCTTTGGGAGAAGGGAAAAGAAGAGCCTCTGGGAGAGGATAAAGGAGGCCTTTCTGTCAGTCCTTCACGGAGTCCCTTCTGGCGAAAAGCTCTGA
- the rlmD gene encoding 23S rRNA (uracil(1939)-C(5))-methyltransferase RlmD — protein MRRVIERLSDDGLGVLRAGKREILVPHTAPGDLVEVRKWRRKKRKLIATEFELIEPSEIRTEPKCPYFGRCGGCLLQHLPYEEQLRFKASKLSKYLGLDVEVIPSPKIYGHRNRIDVVISTTGIGFRRYGTWWEAVDIAECPVFGDASGRVLKALREFIEDEKLSLYDIRKNEGFLRYIVIREGKFTGELMVNLVTKEGTLPESFPDYFPFATSLYWSVNRSESDVSYGDVERFWGEPFIREKLDDVTYLIHPNSFFQTNSYQAVNLVRKVAELADGERVLDLYSGVGTFGVYLAKRGFAVEGVEINPFAVEMANRNAEINGVNAQFRVGSDRDVEDLSNYDTVIVDPPRAGLHPKLIRKILKDEPERLIYVSCNPKTLAENLSALREKYRIESAVGLDMFPHTPHVEAVIELKKFDT, from the coding sequence ATGAGGAGAGTTATAGAGAGGCTGAGCGACGATGGACTGGGCGTTCTTCGGGCAGGAAAGCGGGAAATCCTCGTTCCGCACACGGCACCAGGAGACCTCGTGGAAGTCAGGAAGTGGAGGAGAAAAAAGAGAAAGCTCATAGCGACTGAATTTGAGCTAATAGAGCCCTCTGAAATTAGAACCGAACCAAAATGTCCCTACTTCGGGAGGTGCGGCGGCTGTCTGCTCCAGCACCTGCCCTATGAGGAACAGCTCCGCTTCAAGGCATCAAAACTCTCAAAGTATCTCGGTCTTGACGTCGAGGTTATTCCCTCGCCAAAGATATACGGCCATAGAAACAGGATTGATGTTGTCATTTCGACAACTGGGATAGGGTTCAGGCGCTACGGGACGTGGTGGGAGGCCGTTGACATAGCCGAGTGCCCCGTCTTCGGCGATGCGAGCGGAAGGGTTCTGAAGGCCCTGCGAGAGTTCATCGAGGACGAGAAGCTTTCACTCTACGACATACGGAAAAACGAGGGCTTTCTGAGGTACATCGTCATCCGCGAGGGGAAATTCACCGGCGAGCTCATGGTGAACCTCGTGACGAAGGAGGGAACCCTTCCGGAGTCCTTCCCTGACTACTTCCCATTTGCCACATCTCTCTACTGGAGCGTCAACAGGAGCGAGAGCGACGTTTCCTACGGCGACGTCGAACGCTTCTGGGGCGAACCCTTCATAAGGGAGAAACTCGACGACGTGACTTACCTCATACACCCAAACAGCTTCTTCCAGACCAACAGCTATCAGGCGGTCAACCTCGTCAGGAAGGTGGCGGAGCTCGCCGACGGCGAAAGGGTTCTCGACCTCTACTCCGGCGTCGGCACTTTCGGCGTTTACCTCGCTAAGAGGGGCTTTGCCGTCGAGGGGGTCGAGATTAACCCCTTTGCAGTCGAGATGGCCAACAGAAACGCCGAAATAAACGGGGTAAACGCCCAGTTCAGGGTGGGGAGCGATAGGGACGTGGAGGACCTTTCAAACTACGACACGGTAATAGTTGACCCGCCGAGGGCGGGCCTCCACCCGAAGCTAATCCGGAAAATCTTAAAAGACGAACCGGAGAGGCTAATCTACGTATCGTGCAATCCCAAAACGCTCGCCGAGAACCTCTCGGCTTTGAGGGAGAAATACAGGATTGAGAGCGCCGTCGGTCTCGATATGTTCCCGCACACACCCCACGTTGAGGCCGTGATTGAATTGAAGAAGTTCGATACATAA
- the lrpA gene encoding HTH-type transcriptional regulator LrpA has translation MLDERDKIILDMLTKDARTPFTEIAKVLGISETAVRKRVKALEEAGVIKQYTIVVDPSKLGYNLVSITGIDTKPEKIFEVASKLKEFDFVRHVYLTSGDHMIMAEIWARDGEDLSDIISNKIGRIEGVTKVCPAIILERMK, from the coding sequence ATGCTGGACGAGAGGGATAAGATTATACTCGACATGCTCACCAAGGACGCGAGGACACCTTTCACGGAGATAGCGAAGGTCCTCGGCATAAGCGAGACGGCAGTTAGGAAGCGGGTCAAGGCGCTTGAGGAGGCAGGAGTGATAAAGCAGTACACCATAGTTGTGGACCCATCGAAGCTCGGCTACAACCTCGTGAGCATCACCGGGATAGACACCAAGCCAGAAAAAATTTTTGAAGTCGCAAGCAAGCTCAAGGAGTTCGACTTCGTGAGGCACGTCTACCTGACGAGCGGCGACCACATGATAATGGCCGAGATTTGGGCCAGGGACGGAGAGGACCTATCGGACATAATCTCGAACAAAATCGGCAGGATTGAGGGCGTCACCAAAGTCTGCCCGGCGATAATCCTCGAGAGGATGAAGTGA
- a CDS encoding type II toxin-antitoxin system HicB family antitoxin yields MIVKFEVYFDGEYWCAKGIDDDIFTQGKTLDELMENIREAVEVHFS; encoded by the coding sequence ATGATAGTCAAGTTCGAGGTATATTTCGATGGTGAGTACTGGTGCGCCAAGGGCATAGACGATGATATCTTCACACAAGGAAAGACCCTCGACGAGCTCATGGAGAACATTAGGGAGGCCGTTGAGGTACACTTTTCTTGA
- a CDS encoding aldolase, which translates to MTRIAKRQLVLYSRKAHERGLTAAFGGNLSVRVGNLVFIKATGAVMDEMTEEQVAVIDLGGNQLSSVRPSSEYRLHLAVYRARPDVRAIAHLHPPYSIVASTLLEGELPIITPEAEIYLGRIPIAPFRPAGTEELAEVTAEALRKADAVLMAKHGIVTVGKSLREAFYKAELVEESAKLWYLSRK; encoded by the coding sequence ATGACCCGAATAGCAAAACGCCAGCTCGTTCTCTACTCAAGAAAGGCCCACGAGCGCGGTTTAACTGCAGCATTCGGCGGGAACCTGAGCGTCCGCGTCGGGAATTTGGTGTTCATCAAGGCAACCGGAGCGGTGATGGACGAGATGACCGAGGAGCAGGTGGCGGTGATAGACCTCGGCGGAAACCAGCTCTCTAGCGTTAGGCCCTCCTCCGAGTACAGGCTCCACTTAGCCGTTTACAGGGCGAGACCGGACGTTAGGGCAATAGCCCACCTTCACCCGCCGTACTCGATAGTTGCCTCGACCCTCCTCGAAGGCGAACTGCCGATAATAACGCCCGAGGCGGAAATCTACCTCGGGAGAATTCCAATAGCGCCGTTCAGACCGGCGGGAACCGAGGAGCTCGCGGAAGTCACGGCTGAGGCGTTGAGGAAAGCGGACGCGGTTCTTATGGCGAAGCACGGAATCGTGACCGTTGGAAAAAGCCTGAGGGAGGCTTTTTACAAGGCGGAGCTGGTCGAAGAAAGCGCCAAGCTCTGGTACCTGAGCAGGAAATGA
- a CDS encoding UPF0147 family protein, with amino-acid sequence MSELIQQIVQVLKEQVVQDTVVPRNIRRAAEQAIEVLLDESKEPAVRAADAIAILEEISEDPNMPMHTRTIIWEVLGALEQVK; translated from the coding sequence ATGAGCGAGTTGATTCAGCAGATTGTTCAGGTTCTCAAGGAGCAGGTCGTTCAGGACACCGTCGTTCCCAGGAACATAAGGCGCGCCGCCGAGCAGGCCATAGAGGTTCTCCTCGACGAGAGCAAGGAGCCGGCCGTCAGGGCGGCCGATGCCATAGCCATTCTTGAGGAGATAAGCGAGGACCCGAACATGCCCATGCACACGAGGACCATAATCTGGGAGGTTCTCGGTGCCCTCGAGCAGGTTAAGTGA
- the cobO gene encoding cob(I)yrinic acid a,c-diamide adenosyltransferase encodes MSWKEKLGLVHIYTGNGKGKTTAAFGLAVRMLGSGGKVAIVQFMKAPKVYGEQKKIEECGALIESFGLPKFVHGKPEPEDIEAVKRALARAKELVSSGEWDLVILDEICVALGFNMLDIEEVKELIKSKALKTELVLTGRYCPEELFELADYVTEMREVKHPYQKGIVARRGVEY; translated from the coding sequence ATGTCATGGAAGGAGAAGCTCGGTTTGGTTCACATCTACACCGGAAATGGAAAGGGCAAGACGACGGCCGCGTTCGGTCTGGCCGTTAGAATGCTCGGCTCCGGCGGAAAGGTCGCGATAGTCCAGTTCATGAAGGCCCCGAAGGTTTACGGCGAGCAGAAAAAGATTGAGGAGTGCGGTGCACTGATAGAGTCCTTCGGCCTGCCAAAGTTCGTTCACGGGAAGCCGGAGCCAGAGGACATAGAGGCAGTGAAGAGGGCCCTCGCGAGGGCAAAGGAACTCGTTTCAAGCGGGGAGTGGGATTTGGTGATACTCGACGAAATCTGCGTTGCCCTCGGCTTCAACATGCTGGACATCGAGGAGGTTAAGGAGCTTATAAAGAGCAAGGCCCTGAAAACCGAGCTCGTTTTAACTGGTCGCTACTGTCCGGAGGAACTCTTCGAGCTGGCCGACTACGTCACGGAGATGAGGGAGGTAAAGCACCCGTATCAGAAGGGAATCGTCGCGAGGAGGGGCGTTGAATACTGA
- a CDS encoding DUF835 domain-containing protein, producing MPHVLSLGYFLRDLTVLLLSLAIVIMLLTVEKSVKQNLRVRYFTRVFNLLIGAFVLVVVAEFIGVLLRTSVLYGNETYVIVRSVLLTIGALLLFLSSVMLYLPFARGQYIIVPIATEPSQEITYGAYWGSSEQTEKLFVELTKHRHLPGIAVTRDPPEVFRSRLGLKIVPVLWVSKVKHDEAVEPTRLPYLLENLRTFLESTNLDKVILIDCVEYLLLENKPESVLRFIASLRDLASLNRGILLVSIEKEALDERIFNMLISELKPVKELERAINT from the coding sequence ATGCCTCACGTGCTCTCGCTGGGTTACTTCCTCAGGGACCTCACGGTCTTACTGCTCTCCCTTGCAATAGTCATAATGTTGCTCACCGTCGAGAAGAGCGTCAAACAAAACCTTCGGGTTAGGTACTTCACCCGGGTCTTTAACCTTCTCATTGGTGCCTTCGTTCTCGTCGTCGTTGCGGAGTTTATAGGGGTGCTCCTTCGGACTTCGGTTCTCTACGGTAACGAGACATACGTAATCGTTAGGTCTGTCCTCCTGACCATCGGGGCCCTCCTGCTGTTTCTCTCCTCAGTGATGCTGTACCTGCCATTTGCAAGGGGTCAGTACATCATCGTGCCAATAGCAACGGAGCCAAGCCAGGAGATAACGTACGGGGCCTACTGGGGGAGTAGTGAACAAACCGAAAAACTTTTCGTCGAGCTGACAAAGCATAGGCACCTTCCAGGAATAGCCGTTACCCGTGACCCTCCAGAGGTGTTTCGCTCAAGACTCGGCCTGAAAATAGTCCCAGTTCTGTGGGTCTCAAAGGTTAAGCACGATGAGGCCGTTGAACCCACGAGACTCCCATACCTCCTTGAAAACCTCAGGACGTTTCTCGAGTCCACGAACCTGGATAAAGTCATCCTTATTGACTGCGTCGAGTACCTGCTCCTTGAGAACAAACCAGAGAGTGTTCTGCGCTTTATAGCTAGTCTGCGCGATTTGGCGAGTCTCAACAGAGGAATTCTTCTGGTGTCAATTGAAAAGGAAGCCCTTGATGAGAGAATTTTTAACATGCTGATTTCCGAGCTCAAACCTGTTAAGGAACTTGAGCGAGCGATTAATACATGA
- a CDS encoding integrase, with amino-acid sequence MAGRAGFEPATFGSSRSLNEMWDLYKDQFREWLSGKVTGLRTVKDYMNSLNRFLERYKISTIGELVSALQNINYKHHTVSALRNFITFLELNGIIDEDDANRIRRYAKIKKTSADRTFITNEELREAWRQVKAYNEKRRELTFKLLVFSGLRLSHIHYLLTTFDPEKLIFLDNIAKYPLQEAGKGTKRVFYAYMPVELAKELERISASYDAMREWVKNFKPPAHRVKARTIRKWHYNFLIRHDVSFEVADFIQGRSAKSVGERHYANLELLADEAYSRVVDELKAVLGGDETEQKKVRDSWSD; translated from the coding sequence ATGGCGGGCCGGGCGGGATTCGAACCCGCGACCTTCGGCTCGTCGAGAAGTCTCAACGAAATGTGGGACCTCTACAAAGACCAGTTTAGAGAATGGCTCTCAGGCAAAGTAACGGGTCTACGCACAGTGAAGGACTACATGAACTCGCTCAACCGGTTTTTGGAGCGCTACAAAATCAGCACAATCGGCGAGTTGGTCTCAGCCCTACAAAACATCAACTACAAACATCATACCGTCTCGGCCCTTAGGAACTTTATCACTTTTCTCGAACTCAACGGAATCATAGACGAGGACGACGCCAATAGGATTAGAAGGTACGCGAAAATCAAGAAGACAAGCGCGGACAGGACATTTATCACAAATGAGGAACTAAGAGAAGCTTGGAGACAAGTCAAAGCATACAACGAAAAGCGTCGCGAGCTGACGTTTAAACTGCTCGTCTTCTCCGGGCTTCGCTTATCCCATATTCACTACCTACTCACTACATTCGACCCGGAAAAGCTGATTTTTCTCGACAATATAGCAAAGTATCCCCTGCAAGAAGCCGGCAAAGGCACCAAGAGAGTGTTCTATGCTTATATGCCTGTAGAACTCGCAAAGGAGCTTGAAAGAATTTCCGCCAGCTACGACGCCATGAGAGAGTGGGTAAAAAACTTTAAACCGCCGGCGCATCGCGTCAAGGCGAGAACGATTAGAAAATGGCACTACAATTTTCTCATCAGGCACGACGTCTCTTTTGAGGTTGCGGACTTCATTCAGGGCCGTTCTGCAAAGAGCGTGGGAGAAAGACATTACGCCAACCTCGAACTCCTCGCCGACGAGGCGTATTCTCGCGTGGTTGATGAGTTGAAAGCCGTGTTGGGGGGGGATGAAACTGAACAGAAGAAAGTTCGGGATTCCTGGAGTGATTGA
- a CDS encoding P-loop NTPase family protein, whose product MVEVEWPTIVEEEFRQVLRDLRGNALAHDDDFHIIIDGDEGTGKSTLSLAVARELDPKFDLEERMYWDERQLPQALFNMAVMPEGSAHIFDEAQNFFHRRMHQSWRNITLDSAVKTGRARKQFIIYNTPTFWDLDAVLRRAGLIIHVVSRGTAMAFFDVFKTRLVRATEEARKRMKVQTFEDILSYWKGNQSKIGKLDYYVFHWKGEIPEKYRRHKDSNTIKFLIWKALEAAERYNAPFKVPKWILNNPEKMRVLEETVREYNEWREMRGLKPLQISLPTSNTSISTPAEQEEFIADKITLEGVI is encoded by the coding sequence GTGGTTGAGGTGGAGTGGCCCACTATCGTTGAGGAGGAGTTTAGACAAGTTCTGAGGGATCTAAGGGGGAACGCCTTAGCCCATGATGATGACTTCCACATCATCATTGATGGTGATGAGGGTACTGGAAAGTCTACCCTCTCACTCGCTGTCGCCAGAGAACTTGACCCCAAGTTTGATTTAGAGGAGAGAATGTATTGGGATGAGAGACAGCTACCACAGGCTCTTTTTAATATGGCAGTAATGCCTGAAGGTTCAGCCCACATCTTTGACGAGGCTCAAAACTTCTTCCACAGAAGGATGCATCAATCATGGAGAAATATTACACTCGATTCTGCAGTGAAGACAGGAAGAGCCAGGAAACAGTTTATAATTTATAACACACCGACCTTTTGGGACTTAGATGCTGTTCTAAGGCGCGCTGGTCTGATAATACATGTTGTGAGTAGGGGCACGGCGATGGCATTCTTCGATGTGTTCAAAACCAGGCTCGTGAGGGCAACAGAAGAGGCGAGAAAGCGAATGAAGGTTCAAACTTTTGAGGACATACTGAGCTATTGGAAAGGAAATCAAAGCAAAATTGGCAAGCTCGATTATTATGTGTTCCACTGGAAAGGCGAGATTCCTGAGAAGTATCGGAGACACAAAGATTCCAATACAATTAAATTTCTCATCTGGAAAGCGCTCGAAGCGGCGGAGAGGTACAACGCGCCGTTCAAAGTGCCAAAGTGGATTCTCAACAATCCTGAGAAAATGCGGGTTCTCGAAGAGACGGTGAGGGAGTACAACGAGTGGAGAGAGATGCGTGGACTGAAGCCCCTCCAGATATCGCTCCCAACATCCAACACGTCCATTTCTACACCAGCTGAGCAGGAGGAGTTCATCGCGGATAAAATCACCCTTGAGGGGGTGATTTGA
- a CDS encoding LamG domain-containing protein: MFYINTRLVGSGTFSGYLGNLTFFSIGDGYHKTSVEVFFVYVYSKLLSEQEIQQIYDNPWNPPTDGLAAWYAPDSVDTANNVWKDKLGNFDATIAVAYDYIRLSTISKFTESHVASFNGTGYFSVVNVSQSLNITNQITVEALVRLKEKVYNFEWIAEGPGWQFRSVTDGNYAIGFWIYNGTSWEPRVQWAYDDGLLGSWLDLIVTYDGSYLKLYVNGKLVASTVRTGDIDVPALYFKIGRAFTGDIAYVRVWSRSLNSTEIREIYEHPLDPPKDGLVLFYSPYSYDPTSGKWLNIAPIFPTVPLAEELDAQNYGAEAVRVSIPQLAVYDIENNSEIPISNVSVSMLANNTTISLVPSLLTLPWNSTVTLNVSASGYLPRLLQTPTSITSLAVYLYPAPSENSTTTPPNWTNNFTMPDINGTGWSGWQIGKEALSLNFDKAIQLFFTQNPNSKAQAFLPFAIWLGMTVLGLVFSQSPLVALTLGVITQASLAGLGAKLDMRLLPGVVTLYLFLFIWILKDFIESRKAD; encoded by the coding sequence ATGTTTTACATTAACACAAGGCTTGTTGGAAGCGGTACTTTCAGTGGTTATCTCGGAAATCTCACATTCTTCAGCATTGGAGATGGCTATCACAAGACGAGCGTTGAGGTGTTCTTTGTCTATGTTTACAGCAAGTTGTTGTCAGAACAAGAGATTCAGCAGATTTATGATAACCCTTGGAATCCCCCGACTGACGGTTTAGCCGCTTGGTATGCTCCCGACTCGGTAGATACCGCGAATAATGTCTGGAAAGATAAGCTTGGTAATTTTGATGCTACTATTGCAGTTGCATATGACTACATCAGGCTGTCCACAATTTCGAAGTTCACTGAGAGTCATGTTGCCAGTTTCAATGGTACTGGCTACTTTAGTGTCGTAAATGTTTCTCAGAGTTTGAACATTACGAATCAGATTACTGTCGAGGCTCTTGTGAGGCTTAAGGAGAAAGTGTATAATTTTGAGTGGATTGCTGAAGGGCCGGGTTGGCAGTTTAGGTCGGTGACGGATGGGAATTATGCAATTGGGTTCTGGATTTACAATGGGACGAGTTGGGAGCCTCGTGTGCAATGGGCTTATGATGATGGCCTCCTTGGGAGCTGGTTAGACCTTATAGTCACGTACGATGGTAGTTATCTGAAGTTGTATGTGAATGGGAAGTTGGTAGCGAGTACGGTGAGAACGGGGGATATAGATGTTCCGGCATTGTATTTTAAGATTGGAAGGGCGTTTACGGGGGACATAGCGTACGTTCGGGTGTGGTCGAGGAGCCTAAATTCTACCGAAATCCGCGAGATTTACGAGCACCCGCTCGACCCGCCTAAGGACGGCCTCGTCTTGTTCTACAGCCCGTACAGTTACGACCCCACGAGCGGGAAGTGGCTCAATATTGCGCCCATCTTTCCCACCGTGCCCTTGGCGGAGGAGCTGGACGCTCAGAATTACGGCGCCGAGGCCGTGCGGGTTTCAATCCCTCAGCTGGCCGTTTACGACATCGAGAACAACTCCGAAATCCCGATTAGCAACGTCAGCGTCTCAATGCTCGCCAACAACACGACGATAAGCCTCGTGCCGAGCCTGCTCACGTTGCCCTGGAACAGCACAGTAACGCTAAACGTGAGCGCGAGCGGGTACCTGCCGAGACTCTTGCAAACTCCCACCAGCATCACCAGCCTCGCCGTGTATCTGTATCCCGCCCCGTCCGAGAACAGCACGACGACACCGCCGAACTGGACAAACAACTTCACAATGCCAGACATCAACGGCACCGGCTGGAGCGGGTGGCAGATTGGAAAAGAGGCTCTCTCCTTGAACTTTGACAAAGCAATCCAGCTGTTCTTCACGCAGAACCCGAACAGCAAAGCACAGGCCTTCCTGCCCTTTGCCATCTGGCTTGGCATGACAGTCCTTGGCCTCGTCTTCAGTCAGAGCCCACTCGTAGCACTCACCCTCGGCGTCATCACGCAGGCAAGCCTCGCCGGCCTCGGCGCGAAACTCGACATGCGCCTCCTGCCTGGAGTTGTCACGCTCTACCTCTTCCTCTTCATATGGATTCTGAAAGACTTCATCGAAAGCCGGAAAGCTGATTGA
- a CDS encoding AbrB/MazE/SpoVT family DNA-binding domain-containing protein yields MAEEVLLRFHAKISSGGRITLPETSRKYLKLKNGDFVKIRVKKVKFDESKLTIRRISEAVVYGKVASRGQITIPKHIMQALGLREGDIVEVDLLEFSYAPS; encoded by the coding sequence ATGGCAGAAGAGGTTTTGCTGAGGTTTCATGCAAAGATTTCCAGTGGAGGCAGGATAACTCTACCAGAGACCTCGAGGAAGTATCTCAAGCTTAAAAATGGAGATTTTGTTAAAATTCGAGTCAAAAAAGTCAAATTTGACGAATCGAAGTTGACAATAAGACGGATTTCAGAGGCAGTGGTTTATGGAAAAGTCGCATCACGTGGACAAATCACGATTCCTAAGCATATAATGCAGGCTCTTGGTCTCAGAGAGGGCGATATTGTCGAGGTCGACCTCTTGGAGTTCTCTTATGCTCCCTCTTGA
- a CDS encoding AbrB/MazE/SpoVT family DNA-binding domain-containing protein, whose amino-acid sequence MNMRNKEPIAIYYARLMKNGRIIIPEGTRSFLKLKEGDQVELKVKPAEDDVSALFISNVGKRGLVVIPKHIRERLSLKPGSWLEVTLLAIYRPIIRAEGSV is encoded by the coding sequence ATGAACATGCGAAACAAAGAACCAATCGCAATATATTATGCCCGCCTCATGAAAAACGGGAGGATAATTATCCCCGAGGGGACCAGAAGCTTTCTCAAACTCAAGGAGGGGGATCAAGTTGAACTGAAAGTTAAGCCAGCTGAAGACGACGTATCTGCTCTTTTCATAAGCAACGTTGGAAAAAGAGGTCTTGTAGTAATCCCTAAGCACATCAGAGAGAGGCTTTCTCTCAAACCCGGCTCCTGGTTGGAGGTTACCCTTCTCGCGATATACAGACCAATAATACGCGCCGAGGGAAGCGTATGA